In a genomic window of Spirosoma agri:
- a CDS encoding ABC transporter ATP-binding protein — protein MIDIKNITKTFGDRQVLAGIDGTFKPGDTSLIIGGSGTGKSVLLKCMIGLIKPDSGEVLYDGRNFLTANLDDQKTIRREMGVLFQGSALFDSKTVFENVRFPLDMLTDQSEEEKLDRVQECLRRVELENAGDRMPSEISGGMKKRVGIARAIVLNPKYLFCDEPNSGLDPLTSIKIDQLISEITDEYKITTVVITHDMNSMMEIGEQIMFLYKGHKLWEGNSDTITQSDVKELNEFIFANKLLREMEK, from the coding sequence ATGATTGACATTAAGAATATAACGAAGACCTTCGGCGACCGTCAGGTGCTGGCGGGCATTGATGGAACGTTCAAACCAGGAGATACCAGTCTGATCATTGGCGGTAGCGGTACGGGTAAAAGTGTGCTGCTGAAGTGTATGATCGGCCTGATCAAACCCGATTCGGGCGAAGTACTCTACGACGGTCGTAATTTTCTGACGGCGAATCTGGACGATCAGAAAACCATCCGGCGCGAAATGGGTGTGCTGTTCCAGGGATCGGCGCTGTTCGATTCGAAAACCGTATTCGAGAATGTCCGCTTCCCGCTCGATATGCTCACCGATCAGTCGGAAGAGGAGAAGCTAGATCGGGTTCAGGAGTGTCTGCGACGGGTGGAACTTGAGAATGCGGGCGATCGGATGCCATCGGAGATCAGTGGTGGTATGAAGAAGCGGGTCGGCATTGCCCGTGCTATCGTTCTTAATCCCAAATACCTGTTTTGCGATGAACCGAACTCGGGCCTCGATCCGCTCACGTCGATCAAGATCGATCAGCTTATCTCGGAAATCACGGATGAATACAAGATCACAACGGTTGTTATCACCCACGACATGAACTCCATGATGGAGATTGGCGAGCAGATCATGTTCCTCTACAAAGGCCACAAACTCTGGGAGGGCAACAGCGACACGATCACGCAATCGGACGTGAAGGAATTGAACGAGTTCATCTTCGCGAACAAGCTATTGCGCGAAATGGAGAAATAA
- a CDS encoding DnaJ-like cysteine-rich domain-containing protein: MKTRYSLLVGWLLLSTPVSAQHVLSFTNGHTGKASEIAFKARTVLVKSFDSPRAPLQEIPKNSLDRITLADGVVLTAGEIKQRQSPPDQIALFVKQEALRVAADDGSPRPVAYEWSNFLDKSMTLTSVFSDTSYTVLTFVRRQAGGSRFILSSATYLYNRQDVREAYRIVRADKFDLDVPVTIPAAVDSIQYSLYFERVRPGLDTINFKSLPIAAGLIGGPVGGYMITGIELDQSTRLGMAGKTDLPVMAFGKSRNCISCGGVAAVRCPNCLGERTILITEQRQVRERNRFVYRPITERVTCPVCQGNGNFRCPNRPNHTDAP; encoded by the coding sequence ATGAAAACTAGATATAGTCTTCTCGTCGGTTGGCTATTGTTATCTACGCCTGTATCGGCACAACACGTTTTGTCCTTCACAAACGGGCATACGGGCAAAGCCAGTGAAATTGCGTTCAAGGCAAGAACTGTGTTGGTGAAAAGTTTTGATAGCCCACGCGCTCCGCTTCAGGAGATTCCCAAGAATAGCCTTGATCGTATTACGCTGGCCGATGGTGTCGTGCTGACCGCCGGCGAAATCAAGCAACGGCAGTCGCCACCCGATCAAATTGCTCTATTCGTTAAGCAGGAAGCTTTACGGGTCGCTGCCGACGATGGATCACCTCGCCCCGTAGCCTATGAGTGGTCAAACTTTCTGGACAAATCGATGACGCTGACTTCGGTTTTCAGTGATACCAGCTACACGGTACTGACTTTTGTGCGAAGACAGGCCGGGGGTTCACGGTTTATCCTAAGCTCGGCTACCTATTTATACAATCGGCAGGATGTTCGGGAAGCGTACCGGATTGTTCGGGCCGATAAATTTGACCTGGATGTACCCGTTACAATACCTGCTGCCGTCGATTCGATCCAATATAGTTTGTACTTCGAGCGCGTCAGGCCAGGGCTGGATACCATCAATTTCAAAAGTTTGCCTATTGCTGCTGGTCTGATCGGCGGTCCTGTTGGAGGCTATATGATCACTGGTATCGAACTGGATCAGTCGACTCGATTAGGTATGGCCGGGAAGACGGATCTGCCCGTTATGGCGTTCGGAAAGTCCAGAAATTGCATAAGCTGTGGCGGAGTCGCTGCGGTACGGTGTCCTAACTGTCTGGGTGAGCGTACCATCCTCATCACTGAACAACGGCAGGTTCGTGAACGTAACCGATTCGTCTATCGCCCAATTACGGAACGGGTTACCTGCCCTGTTTGTCAGGGTAACGGGAACTTCCGCTGCCCGAATCGGCCAAACCATACCGATGCTCCCTAA
- a CDS encoding APC family permease, whose amino-acid sequence METKLKPVDTSIWRKKPLAAYEADMKKSELKRVLTRWSLTSLGIGAVIGGGVFVLTGIAANEWAGPALALAFVMAGVACAFAALCYAEFASILPVEGSAYAYSYGTVGEIFAWLIGWNLILEYMMGATTVAVSWSGYFEKLLHLVGINPPLWLMNDPVTAQEKAEKLRAAGESIPDFAFAINLPAFLIVWCVTYVLVKGIKEAASTNNAIVILKVATVIFVIIAGSFYVDVANWTPFIPEPVIDAGGQQHYGFNGIVTAAGIVFFAYIGFDAVSTQAGEAINPKKDVPFAIIASLVICTVLYILVSLVLTGMVKFDALDLKAPVAQAFADQGLTWAVYLITIAAIAGLTSVMLVMMLGQTRIFLGMAKDGLLPKNLFASIHPTFKTPWKSTILVGAIVSVVAALTPIDKVSELCSSGTLLAFAMICGAVWLLRVREPNLERPYKTPALPVVATLGICANLYLMYNLRTDTKISFVIWCTLGVIVYFLYSRKHSHLNKTQE is encoded by the coding sequence ATGGAAACCAAATTGAAACCAGTGGATACGAGCATTTGGCGGAAGAAGCCGTTAGCGGCCTACGAAGCTGACATGAAAAAAAGCGAACTCAAACGTGTCTTGACACGCTGGTCGCTAACCTCACTTGGTATCGGGGCCGTTATTGGCGGGGGCGTGTTCGTACTCACCGGTATTGCCGCCAACGAATGGGCGGGCCCTGCACTGGCACTGGCATTTGTTATGGCGGGCGTTGCCTGCGCCTTTGCCGCTCTCTGCTACGCAGAGTTTGCCTCTATTCTACCCGTTGAAGGATCGGCCTATGCGTACTCCTACGGTACGGTTGGTGAAATTTTCGCCTGGCTTATCGGCTGGAATCTAATTCTTGAATACATGATGGGGGCCACGACGGTAGCCGTAAGCTGGTCCGGTTATTTCGAGAAATTACTGCATCTCGTTGGTATCAACCCACCGCTCTGGCTGATGAACGACCCCGTTACGGCGCAGGAAAAGGCGGAGAAATTACGGGCTGCCGGAGAAAGCATCCCCGATTTCGCGTTTGCGATTAACCTGCCTGCCTTTCTGATCGTTTGGTGCGTTACGTATGTATTGGTAAAAGGCATCAAAGAAGCCGCCAGCACGAACAACGCTATCGTAATTTTGAAAGTAGCGACCGTTATTTTCGTCATTATCGCCGGCTCGTTTTACGTAGATGTTGCCAACTGGACACCATTTATTCCGGAGCCAGTCATTGACGCGGGTGGTCAGCAGCATTACGGATTTAATGGAATCGTAACGGCAGCGGGTATCGTGTTCTTTGCCTACATTGGTTTTGACGCCGTTTCGACGCAGGCCGGAGAAGCCATCAACCCGAAGAAAGACGTTCCATTTGCGATTATCGCATCGCTGGTTATTTGCACGGTGTTGTACATTCTGGTTTCGCTCGTACTGACGGGTATGGTTAAGTTCGATGCCCTGGATCTAAAAGCCCCTGTAGCTCAGGCATTTGCTGATCAGGGTCTTACCTGGGCTGTCTATTTGATTACGATTGCGGCCATCGCCGGTCTAACCTCGGTCATGCTGGTGATGATGCTGGGCCAAACCCGAATTTTCCTGGGTATGGCTAAAGATGGTCTGTTACCTAAAAACCTGTTTGCCTCTATCCACCCAACGTTTAAAACGCCCTGGAAGAGTACCATTCTCGTTGGTGCTATCGTTTCGGTTGTCGCTGCGTTGACCCCAATCGATAAAGTTTCGGAACTGTGCTCGTCGGGAACGCTGCTGGCCTTTGCCATGATTTGCGGGGCAGTGTGGCTACTGCGCGTTCGCGAACCGAATCTGGAGCGCCCTTACAAGACACCGGCCTTACCCGTCGTCGCTACGTTGGGTATCTGCGCAAACCTGTACCTGATGTATAACCTGCGGACAGACACGAAAATATCGTTTGTGATCTGGTGTACGCTGGGTGTCATCGTTTACTTCCTGTACAGCCGTAAGCATAGCCACCTGAACAAAACGCAGGAATAA
- a CDS encoding pyruvate dehydrogenase complex E1 component subunit beta yields MREIQFREALREAMSEEMRRDPKVYLMGEEVAEYNGAYKVSQGMLDEFGAARVIDTPIAELGFAGIGVGSAINGLRPIIEFMTFNFSLVAIDQVINSAAKIMSMSGGQYSCPIVFRGPTGNAGMLSSQHSQNFENWFANTSGLKVVVPSNPYDAKGLLKSCIRDNDPVIFMESELMYGDKGQVPEEEYLIPIGQANIVREGNDVTIVSFGKIMKVAIAAAEELAKNGISAEVIDLRSVRPIDYATIINSVKKTNRCVIVEEAWPLAAISSELTYNIQRNAFDYLDSPVIRVNSMDLPLPYAPTLIEAILPNVKRTLQAVETVMYKK; encoded by the coding sequence ATGAGAGAAATACAGTTCCGCGAAGCCCTGCGGGAGGCCATGTCGGAAGAAATGCGCCGGGACCCGAAAGTCTATCTGATGGGCGAAGAAGTCGCCGAATACAATGGGGCCTACAAAGTCAGTCAGGGAATGCTGGATGAGTTTGGGGCTGCGCGGGTAATTGACACGCCTATCGCCGAATTAGGGTTCGCCGGTATTGGCGTTGGCTCGGCGATCAACGGTCTGCGGCCGATCATCGAATTTATGACCTTTAATTTCTCACTGGTAGCCATTGATCAGGTCATTAACTCAGCAGCAAAAATAATGTCGATGTCGGGCGGGCAATACTCCTGCCCGATTGTGTTTCGGGGACCTACCGGTAACGCCGGCATGCTGTCGAGTCAGCACTCTCAGAATTTTGAGAACTGGTTCGCCAACACATCGGGACTGAAAGTTGTCGTTCCATCCAATCCATACGACGCTAAGGGATTGCTCAAGTCCTGCATCCGCGATAATGACCCGGTCATTTTCATGGAGTCGGAATTGATGTATGGCGATAAGGGTCAGGTTCCGGAAGAAGAATATTTGATTCCGATCGGTCAGGCTAACATCGTTCGCGAAGGGAATGACGTAACGATCGTGTCATTTGGTAAGATCATGAAAGTAGCGATTGCCGCTGCCGAAGAATTAGCCAAGAATGGCATCTCTGCCGAAGTTATCGATCTGCGGTCGGTTCGTCCGATCGATTACGCAACAATCATTAACTCGGTGAAGAAAACAAACCGGTGTGTGATCGTTGAAGAAGCGTGGCCGTTGGCGGCTATCTCGTCGGAATTGACGTACAACATCCAGCGTAACGCGTTCGATTACCTGGATTCACCGGTTATTCGGGTGAACAGCATGGATTTGCCCCTTCCGTATGCGCCAACGCTCATCGAGGCTATTCTGCCGAATGTTAAGCGGACATTGCAGGCTGTGGAAACCGTGATGTATAAGAAATAG
- the secDF gene encoding protein translocase subunit SecDF produces MQNRTGILILTGVITAICLYFLSFTFVSRGIKADADAYATNKQGQVDRAKKQRYLDSLWKEPVYLGSTLQEVTERELGLGLDLQGGMHVVLEVSPADILRSLSGNNRDPKFTEALKLAAEDKKTSNTSFVDLFANNFKKLAPDTKLASVFATSANRSKINFQSSDTEVRKLLNDEVNGAFGRAFQIIQARVDKFGVANPNIQRLPGSGRIQIELPGVDNPERIRRLLTGAAKLEFTEVYRLNELAPAIEGMGAYLLSQEAARKAAAKTTATSPATGTAATGNSLESQLAQGSKKDSTGKADTTAAAAQGTALTQLFLPVGQDQLGVYLKDTARANAVLNAPEVRSLFPADAVFAWDRKTFKATDGKEILPLYFLKKPGGRAPLEGDVITEASNDYDDRGRPEVTMNMNAEGGRKWKNLTAANVGRPVAILLDNLVYTAPNVQNEIPNGRSSISGNFTVEETKDMANVLKAGKLPAPTTIVEESVVGATLGSEAVNAGVLSSIVGILLVLGFVVFYYNRAGLIADIALVVNLFFLLGVMASLGAVLTMPGIAGIVLSIGMAVDANVLIFERIKEELALGKTFKVAVSDGFKNAMSSIIDSNVTTFLTGIVLFIFGTGLILGFATTLLIGILTSLFAAIFITRLLLEYYIRNGKTLTFTSTWAKNLFADSNFDFVSRRKLYYTVSSVIIAAGIISVIFRGFGLGVDFKGGRSYVVRFEKAVSTDDVRNSLEGVLGASPEVKTYGGTGIGANQVKVTTSYLVDDNSQGADKRAEATIYKGLSSLQGNPAKIESSQKVGPTIAYDILTSALWSILLAVAVVFVYILIRFKRLAFGYGAVVAMFHDVLIILAIFSIFNGFLPFSLDVDQAFVGALLTIMGYSMNDTVVVFDRVREYLSENRGKKESIPTIINNALNSTLSRTAVTGFSTILVLLVLFIFGGETIRGFSFAMLIGVIVGTYSSLFVATPIVVDALSRDQEKDNDTPTTIEKKVGFDAIPSDFTSAAPATPEEFTAKKEKKPKTPLIRPSQS; encoded by the coding sequence ATGCAAAATCGAACCGGAATACTCATTCTGACGGGCGTAATTACGGCTATCTGCCTTTACTTCCTGTCGTTTACGTTTGTATCGCGCGGCATCAAAGCCGATGCGGATGCATACGCAACCAATAAACAAGGTCAGGTTGACCGCGCTAAAAAACAACGTTACCTCGATTCACTCTGGAAAGAGCCTGTTTACCTGGGTAGCACGCTTCAGGAGGTTACCGAGCGCGAACTGGGCCTGGGTCTTGACCTTCAGGGTGGCATGCACGTGGTGCTTGAAGTATCACCAGCCGACATTCTGCGTAGCCTGTCAGGCAACAACCGCGATCCAAAATTCACAGAAGCCCTGAAACTGGCGGCTGAAGACAAGAAAACGAGCAACACCAGCTTCGTAGACCTATTTGCCAACAATTTCAAGAAACTGGCTCCTGATACGAAACTGGCGAGCGTTTTCGCAACGAGTGCCAACCGGAGCAAAATCAACTTTCAGTCGTCGGACACCGAAGTTCGGAAACTGTTGAATGACGAAGTGAACGGTGCATTCGGTCGTGCGTTCCAGATCATCCAGGCGCGGGTCGATAAATTTGGGGTAGCGAACCCGAATATTCAGCGGTTACCGGGTTCCGGTCGTATCCAGATCGAACTGCCGGGTGTCGACAATCCAGAGCGGATTCGTCGCTTACTGACGGGAGCGGCTAAACTCGAATTTACGGAAGTGTACCGGCTTAACGAACTGGCTCCGGCTATCGAAGGCATGGGCGCTTATCTGCTGAGTCAGGAAGCCGCTCGTAAAGCTGCGGCAAAAACAACAGCTACCTCACCAGCAACCGGAACAGCAGCTACGGGCAATAGTCTGGAATCGCAGCTGGCCCAGGGTTCTAAGAAAGATTCGACGGGCAAAGCCGATACGACAGCCGCTGCGGCACAAGGTACGGCCCTAACCCAGTTATTTTTACCAGTTGGTCAGGATCAATTGGGTGTTTACCTGAAAGATACGGCTCGTGCCAACGCCGTTCTGAACGCGCCCGAAGTTCGTAGCCTGTTTCCAGCCGATGCCGTATTCGCCTGGGATCGTAAGACGTTCAAAGCAACGGATGGTAAAGAAATTCTGCCGCTTTACTTCCTGAAAAAACCAGGTGGTCGTGCTCCGCTCGAAGGAGACGTGATTACGGAAGCATCGAACGATTACGATGATCGTGGTCGTCCGGAAGTGACGATGAACATGAATGCAGAAGGTGGCCGTAAATGGAAAAACCTGACAGCCGCCAACGTGGGTCGTCCGGTCGCTATTTTGCTTGATAACCTGGTCTACACAGCACCAAACGTACAGAATGAGATTCCCAATGGCCGTTCGAGCATCTCGGGTAACTTCACCGTTGAAGAGACCAAAGATATGGCCAACGTACTGAAAGCCGGTAAACTCCCTGCTCCAACCACCATCGTAGAAGAAAGTGTTGTTGGTGCTACACTCGGTTCAGAAGCCGTCAATGCGGGTGTGCTTTCCTCAATCGTCGGTATTCTCCTGGTTCTTGGCTTTGTGGTCTTCTACTACAACCGGGCCGGACTTATTGCCGACATTGCACTGGTGGTTAACCTGTTTTTCCTGCTGGGCGTAATGGCGTCGTTGGGTGCCGTATTAACGATGCCCGGTATTGCCGGTATCGTTCTGTCAATCGGTATGGCCGTCGATGCGAACGTACTTATTTTCGAACGGATCAAAGAAGAACTGGCGCTGGGTAAGACATTTAAGGTAGCGGTCAGCGATGGATTCAAGAACGCGATGTCGTCTATCATCGACTCGAACGTAACGACCTTCCTGACGGGTATCGTCCTCTTCATTTTCGGTACAGGGCTGATTCTGGGTTTTGCCACAACGCTGCTTATCGGTATTCTAACGTCCTTGTTCGCGGCTATTTTCATCACGCGCCTGCTGCTTGAATACTACATCCGGAACGGCAAAACGCTGACCTTTACATCAACGTGGGCTAAGAACCTGTTTGCTGATTCGAACTTCGATTTCGTTTCCCGTCGTAAACTGTACTACACCGTTTCGTCGGTTATCATTGCCGCCGGTATCATCTCCGTCATTTTCCGGGGCTTTGGTCTGGGTGTCGATTTCAAAGGTGGCCGTTCATACGTTGTTCGCTTCGAAAAGGCGGTCAGTACGGATGACGTTCGGAACTCGCTGGAAGGCGTTCTGGGTGCATCACCCGAAGTAAAAACATACGGTGGTACGGGTATTGGTGCCAACCAGGTGAAAGTAACGACCTCGTATCTGGTCGATGACAATTCGCAGGGCGCCGACAAACGCGCGGAAGCCACGATCTACAAAGGCTTAAGCAGTCTGCAAGGCAACCCGGCCAAAATTGAAAGCTCGCAGAAAGTTGGACCAACCATTGCGTACGACATTCTGACTTCAGCCCTGTGGTCGATTCTGCTCGCCGTTGCCGTCGTTTTCGTTTACATCCTCATCCGGTTCAAACGGCTGGCATTTGGGTACGGCGCTGTCGTTGCTATGTTCCACGATGTACTGATCATTCTGGCTATCTTCTCGATCTTCAACGGTTTCCTACCGTTCTCGCTTGATGTCGATCAGGCATTTGTCGGAGCCTTGCTGACGATCATGGGGTATTCCATGAACGATACTGTGGTGGTCTTCGACCGGGTTCGTGAATACCTCAGCGAAAACCGGGGCAAGAAAGAAAGTATTCCAACCATCATCAACAACGCGTTGAACAGTACCCTGAGCCGCACCGCGGTGACCGGTTTCTCGACAATCCTTGTGCTGCTGGTACTTTTCATCTTCGGTGGTGAAACGATTCGGGGCTTCTCGTTCGCGATGCTGATCGGTGTCATTGTCGGTACATACTCGTCGCTGTTCGTAGCAACGCCGATCGTGGTTGACGCCTTGAGCCGCGACCAGGAGAAAGACAACGATACACCAACAACGATCGAAAAGAAAGTTGGCTTCGACGCTATTCCGTCAGACTTTACGAGTGCAGCACCAGCTACACCCGAAGAGTTTACGGCCAAAAAGGAGAAAAAACCGAAAACACCGTTGATTCGTCCATCGCAGTCATAG
- the nadC gene encoding carboxylating nicotinate-nucleotide diphosphorylase, producing the protein MNLHEFIQSALAEDIGDGDHTSLSTIPADAQKRARLLVKGTGILAGVEVAQAIFAEVDPTFQVEVLMQDGASIKPGDIVLTVSGNARNILTAERLVLNCMQRMSGIATHTRQLVDLLEGTRAKLLDTRKTTPNFRICEKMATKIGGAVNHRFGLYDMILIKDNHIDYAGGIEAAINKAVAYLNETGRTLRIEVETRNRAEVEDVLRIGQVDVVLLDNFQPDGIREMVRLINGRFITEASGGIDESNLRAYAETGVDYISSGALTHQINSLDLSLKAY; encoded by the coding sequence ATGAATTTGCACGAATTTATTCAATCCGCCCTAGCCGAAGATATCGGCGACGGCGATCATACTTCTTTATCAACGATCCCGGCTGATGCGCAGAAGCGGGCTCGGCTGCTGGTTAAAGGAACTGGTATTCTGGCGGGCGTGGAAGTGGCCCAAGCAATCTTCGCCGAAGTAGATCCCACGTTCCAGGTTGAGGTGTTGATGCAGGACGGAGCCAGCATTAAACCCGGTGACATCGTGTTGACTGTTAGTGGGAATGCCCGTAACATTCTGACCGCCGAACGATTGGTACTGAACTGTATGCAGCGGATGAGTGGTATCGCTACCCATACGCGCCAGTTGGTCGATTTGCTCGAAGGCACACGGGCCAAGCTGCTGGATACGCGAAAAACGACGCCGAACTTCAGAATATGTGAAAAGATGGCAACCAAAATCGGGGGGGCTGTCAATCACCGGTTCGGGCTGTACGATATGATTTTAATCAAAGATAACCATATCGATTATGCCGGAGGTATTGAAGCGGCTATCAATAAAGCCGTTGCTTACCTAAACGAAACAGGCCGGACGTTGCGAATCGAAGTCGAAACCCGTAACCGGGCTGAGGTAGAAGACGTGCTTCGGATAGGCCAGGTTGACGTCGTTCTGTTGGATAATTTCCAGCCGGATGGCATCCGGGAGATGGTTCGGCTTATCAACGGTCGATTTATCACCGAAGCGTCGGGAGGCATTGACGAGAGTAATCTACGCGCCTACGCTGAAACAGGCGTAGACTATATCTCATCCGGTGCGCTGACCCACCAAATCAATAGTCTGGATTTAAGCCTGAAAGCGTATTGA
- a CDS encoding MBL fold metallo-hydrolase produces the protein MIIEQLYTGCLAQGAYYIESNGEAAIIDPLRETSPYVRKAEKAGATIKYVFETHFHADFVSGHLDLAQKTGATIVYGPNANTTYDAYHAQDGEQFTLGDVRIKALHTPGHTRESTTYLLIDERGKDHAIFTGDTLFIGDVGRPDLAIKGDLTERDLAGMLYDSLHSKIMPLADEVIVYPAHGAGSACGKNMSKETTDTLGNQKRFNYALRAKSKTDFIEQVLDGLTAAPAYFAENARLNKEGYESLDRVLKRSSQPLSPEAFEAAVNETGAVVLDVREAADFAKGFIPNAINIGLNGQFAPWVGGLIPDLTQPIALVTPAGLEQETIVRLARVGYDNCIGYLDGGFSSWQTAGNEIDSIESISAEEFADRWQESHSLSIVDVRKPGEFGTEHIEGAENVPLDTINDHLAELNRTEPVYVHCAGGYRSMVANSILKARGFDNVINVEGGLAAIKKTAVPVIAQTGVVH, from the coding sequence ATGATTATCGAACAATTGTATACGGGCTGTCTGGCTCAGGGAGCCTATTATATCGAAAGCAATGGCGAAGCAGCCATCATCGATCCGCTTCGTGAAACGTCTCCTTATGTCCGGAAAGCGGAAAAAGCAGGGGCCACCATCAAGTACGTTTTTGAAACCCATTTCCACGCTGATTTTGTATCGGGCCACCTGGATCTAGCCCAGAAAACGGGGGCTACTATTGTGTATGGACCGAATGCCAATACAACGTATGATGCCTATCACGCGCAGGATGGCGAACAATTCACGCTAGGTGACGTGCGTATCAAAGCCCTCCACACACCCGGCCACACACGCGAATCGACGACGTATCTGCTCATCGATGAGCGGGGAAAAGACCACGCTATATTTACGGGTGATACGCTTTTTATCGGCGATGTAGGACGTCCCGATCTGGCCATCAAAGGCGACCTGACCGAACGCGACCTGGCGGGAATGCTTTACGATAGTCTGCACAGTAAGATTATGCCGCTTGCCGATGAGGTGATCGTTTACCCAGCCCATGGAGCCGGATCGGCCTGTGGCAAAAACATGAGTAAAGAGACAACCGATACGCTTGGCAACCAGAAACGGTTCAATTATGCCCTCCGGGCAAAATCGAAGACTGACTTTATTGAGCAGGTGCTCGACGGTCTGACAGCAGCGCCCGCTTACTTTGCCGAAAATGCGCGACTCAACAAAGAAGGCTACGAAAGTCTCGACCGTGTCCTGAAACGGAGTAGTCAACCTCTTTCACCCGAAGCGTTTGAGGCTGCGGTCAATGAAACGGGTGCCGTGGTTCTGGACGTTCGGGAAGCTGCTGATTTCGCCAAAGGGTTTATTCCCAACGCCATCAATATTGGCCTGAACGGGCAGTTTGCGCCTTGGGTTGGCGGGCTGATTCCAGACCTTACTCAGCCTATTGCGCTTGTAACACCCGCCGGGCTGGAACAGGAAACGATCGTTCGGCTGGCCCGCGTCGGGTATGATAACTGCATTGGCTACCTCGACGGTGGGTTTTCCAGCTGGCAAACAGCCGGCAACGAAATAGACAGTATCGAATCGATTTCGGCCGAGGAATTTGCCGACAGATGGCAAGAAAGTCATTCCCTTTCGATTGTGGACGTTCGCAAACCGGGTGAGTTTGGCACCGAGCATATCGAGGGTGCCGAGAACGTACCGCTCGATACGATCAATGATCATTTGGCTGAACTCAACCGCACGGAGCCGGTTTACGTTCACTGTGCGGGCGGCTATCGGTCGATGGTGGCTAACTCAATCCTGAAAGCGCGCGGTTTCGACAACGTGATCAATGTAGAGGGTGGTTTAGCCGCTATAAAAAAGACAGCGGTTCCTGTCATTGCCCAGACGGGTGTCGTTCATTAA
- a CDS encoding sulfite exporter TauE/SafE family protein → MSGQEFVGYASALIVGLVIGLAGGGGSILTVPIFVYVFGIPTMLATTYSLFVVGTTSLVGSINHILKKRVDLRITLTFALPSFISIYLSRRFLVPALPDPLFQVNTFALAKSDAILYFFATVMILAARAMISGSTRPEQGEAADGHPRYGSLALDGLAVGLLTGTIGAGGGFLIVPMLVLMAGLPMHRAVATSVFIIAVNSFVGFAGDIQHTDLDWNFLLPFTGLSIIGIFIGMYLARFVPPDRLKKGFGWFVLAVACYMISREVM, encoded by the coding sequence ATGAGTGGACAGGAATTTGTAGGCTATGCGTCAGCCCTGATTGTCGGGCTGGTCATTGGACTGGCTGGTGGCGGTGGCTCTATTTTAACGGTCCCTATTTTCGTGTATGTGTTCGGAATCCCAACCATGCTGGCGACCACCTATTCGCTCTTTGTGGTGGGTACGACTTCGCTGGTTGGATCGATCAATCATATTCTGAAAAAGCGGGTCGATCTTCGCATTACCCTGACTTTTGCGCTGCCCTCCTTTATATCCATCTACTTGAGCCGTCGCTTTCTGGTTCCGGCCCTGCCCGACCCGCTGTTTCAAGTGAATACCTTTGCTCTAGCCAAGAGCGACGCCATCCTGTATTTTTTCGCGACGGTTATGATTCTGGCGGCTCGCGCTATGATTAGCGGCAGCACCCGCCCCGAGCAGGGTGAAGCCGCCGACGGTCATCCACGATATGGGTCGTTGGCACTCGACGGCCTGGCGGTTGGACTGTTGACCGGAACCATTGGCGCGGGGGGAGGCTTTCTGATCGTTCCCATGCTGGTTCTAATGGCCGGGCTGCCCATGCACCGGGCGGTGGCAACCTCGGTTTTCATTATTGCGGTCAATTCGTTCGTAGGATTTGCTGGTGATATTCAGCATACCGACCTGGACTGGAATTTTCTGCTACCGTTTACGGGTTTATCCATTATTGGTATTTTCATTGGGATGTATCTGGCGCGTTTCGTGCCGCCCGACCGACTCAAAAAAGGATTTGGCTGGTTTGTGCTGGCGGTCGCCTGTTACATGATCAGCCGGGAAGTGATGTAG